From Desulfuromonas soudanensis, the proteins below share one genomic window:
- a CDS encoding Glu/Leu/Phe/Val family dehydrogenase, which produces MKIPFDDIGPAKILQLYAPQVPFRAVVVVDNTARGPAIGGVRVSKDVDIEEVYRLARTMTFKSALADLPHGGGKAGIIADPKDPNLERIFRVFARMIGDLNEYIPAPDMGCHEESMAWIYDEIGRVAGLPEEIGGLPLDKLGATGFGLAACAEIACGHAGLKLSGTRVAIQGFGSVGRAAARFLAARGAVLVAVSDSRGTLYSPGGLSVEKLLAAKEGEGTVTACGEGKVLPGEDIFKVDCDILIPAATPDVIHEGNAGEIRARLILEGANIPATARAEGILAERGVLIVPDFIANAGGLIMAAMEYARRTEAEAFAAIGEKIRANTGLILEKAKSEGILPREAAERLARERVRDAMRYREYTYA; this is translated from the coding sequence ATGAAGATCCCCTTCGATGACATCGGACCCGCCAAGATCCTGCAACTCTACGCCCCGCAAGTCCCCTTCCGGGCGGTGGTGGTGGTCGACAACACGGCCCGCGGACCGGCCATCGGCGGGGTGCGGGTCTCGAAGGATGTGGACATCGAGGAGGTCTACCGCCTGGCGCGGACCATGACCTTCAAGAGCGCCCTCGCCGACCTCCCCCACGGCGGCGGGAAGGCAGGGATCATCGCCGATCCGAAGGATCCGAACCTGGAGCGGATCTTCCGGGTCTTTGCCCGCATGATCGGTGATCTGAACGAATACATCCCGGCACCCGACATGGGGTGTCACGAAGAGTCCATGGCCTGGATTTATGACGAAATCGGCCGCGTGGCCGGGCTCCCCGAGGAAATCGGCGGGCTCCCCCTCGACAAGCTCGGCGCCACCGGCTTCGGTCTGGCCGCATGCGCCGAAATCGCCTGCGGGCATGCCGGTCTGAAACTTTCCGGGACGCGGGTCGCGATCCAGGGCTTCGGCAGCGTCGGCAGGGCCGCGGCCCGATTTCTCGCCGCCCGGGGAGCGGTCCTTGTCGCGGTCAGCGACTCGCGGGGAACCCTGTACAGCCCGGGCGGACTGTCTGTGGAAAAACTCCTTGCCGCCAAGGAAGGGGAGGGGACGGTCACGGCCTGCGGGGAAGGGAAGGTCCTGCCGGGAGAAGATATCTTCAAGGTGGACTGCGACATCCTCATTCCGGCCGCCACCCCGGACGTCATCCACGAGGGGAACGCCGGCGAGATCAGGGCCCGCCTCATCCTCGAGGGGGCCAACATCCCGGCGACGGCGCGGGCGGAGGGAATCCTCGCGGAGCGGGGGGTGCTGATCGTTCCCGACTTCATCGCCAATGCCGGCGGTCTGATCATGGCCGCCATGGAATACGCCCGTCGGACCGAGGCGGAGGCCTTTGCCGCCATCGGCGAGAAGATCCGCGCCAATACGGGGCTGATTCTGGAGAAGGCGAAAAGCGAGGGGATCCTGCCGCGGGAGGCCGCCGAACGTCTGGCTCGCGAGCGGGTCAGAGACGCCATGCGCTACCGGGAATATACCTACGCCTGA
- a CDS encoding thiolase C-terminal domain-containing protein, with translation MRPVYMIAGGITKFAKALPEKDFRLMVKEAFDYALADVPALRRQDIDGSVCSYFSDHFTRQLMAGAMVQDYLGLNPKPSRRIEGGGATGGLCFQSGWEAVASGRMEVSLALGFETMSRVNTWKGNEFIALASDTNFDYPVGGFYTGYYAMMVRRHMHEFGTTVEQMARVAVKNHVNALHNPYAQRPGRLTIEDVRSSPMVATPLTILDCCQMSDGAAVAILVSEEMAQKLGVQPVRITGVGCGTDAMRMADRPHGKVPLLPHENEADYADLKYPGVHSFRGGRTAAALAYRMAGIADPGRDLDFVELHDAYTSSEIQTYEDLGLCRYGEGGSFVDSGAPFLSNLDYGLEFAADGRWPRLPVNPSGGLLACGHPVGATGLMQAVFAFWQLQGTIARHLGDPTLQLPDPKRGLIHSHAGTGTYVTVSILERG, from the coding sequence ATGCGGCCGGTCTATATGATTGCAGGCGGTATCACCAAGTTCGCCAAGGCGCTCCCGGAGAAGGACTTCCGCCTCATGGTGAAGGAAGCCTTCGACTATGCCCTTGCGGACGTCCCGGCTCTGCGCCGGCAGGATATCGACGGCAGCGTCTGCTCCTATTTTTCCGACCACTTCACCCGCCAGCTCATGGCCGGGGCGATGGTCCAGGATTACCTGGGGCTCAATCCCAAACCGTCCCGCCGCATCGAGGGGGGAGGGGCGACGGGCGGACTCTGCTTCCAGTCGGGGTGGGAAGCGGTGGCCTCCGGGCGGATGGAGGTCTCCCTGGCCCTGGGGTTCGAGACGATGAGCCGGGTCAACACCTGGAAGGGGAACGAGTTCATCGCCCTGGCCTCGGACACCAACTTCGACTACCCGGTCGGCGGGTTCTACACCGGTTATTACGCCATGATGGTGCGGCGCCACATGCACGAGTTCGGCACCACCGTCGAGCAGATGGCCCGGGTGGCGGTCAAGAACCACGTCAACGCCCTCCACAACCCCTACGCGCAGAGACCGGGCCGGCTCACCATCGAGGACGTCCGCTCCTCGCCCATGGTCGCCACCCCCCTCACCATCCTCGATTGCTGCCAGATGTCCGACGGCGCCGCCGTGGCGATCCTCGTCTCCGAGGAGATGGCGCAGAAGCTGGGGGTGCAACCGGTGAGGATCACCGGCGTCGGCTGCGGCACCGACGCCATGCGCATGGCCGACCGCCCCCACGGGAAGGTCCCGCTCCTCCCCCACGAGAACGAAGCGGACTACGCCGATCTGAAATACCCGGGGGTCCACTCCTTCCGGGGCGGGCGGACGGCGGCGGCGCTGGCCTACCGCATGGCAGGGATTGCCGATCCGGGCCGGGACCTCGACTTCGTCGAACTCCACGACGCCTACACCTCCTCCGAGATCCAGACCTATGAAGACCTCGGGCTCTGCCGGTACGGGGAAGGGGGGAGCTTCGTCGACTCCGGAGCGCCCTTTTTGTCCAACCTTGACTACGGCCTGGAATTTGCCGCCGACGGGCGCTGGCCGCGCCTCCCCGTCAACCCCTCCGGTGGCCTCCTCGCCTGCGGCCACCCGGTGGGAGCCACGGGGCTGATGCAGGCCGTCTTCGCCTTCTGGCAGCTGCAGGGGACGATCGCCCGGCATCTGGGGGACCCGACCCTGCAGCTCCCCGACCCGAAACGGGGGCTGATCCACAGCCACGCCGGGACGGGGACGTATGTTACGGTGTCGATTCTGGAGAGGGGTTGA
- a CDS encoding efflux RND transporter periplasmic adaptor subunit produces MNIRILATSIVTALIVAGLAWGVLRADPPAAAVAAIDDPHAGHDHGSEKAAAPHPGEEVDSLFEDEDHETHAGEVDPHAGHDHGDPGEEEFCPEHRVFEAEDALCQGGRIGELLPGQGMKVRLAAADAAARAGVTLSRVQTLFPGEGSAIPGRVAFNRGRLARITPLASGVVRRVRVRTGAPVARGEIVAEIAMPEIAALKSQFLAARAREAQTEATYRQEELLLQRGITSRRAFQEAEAEQRAARSASGQFRQQLLNFGLSPADLLQLVDGGDGSAVVPLRAPFAGTIVEMNTAVGEAVAPGTPLFTLADLDLLWVELSLSESQISQAEVGIEVQARFKGLPGEIFSGRIFQVGAAVDERTRSLKALAEVANPGHRLKVGMFGKVALLADDQAQSLALPVDALQSIDGLPFVFVQLEPDLFELRRVTAGAQAEGMVAILAGLSPGEEVVSSQGFALKSEVLKARLGASCADH; encoded by the coding sequence ATGAATATACGGATTCTTGCCACGTCCATCGTCACCGCCCTGATCGTTGCCGGTTTGGCCTGGGGCGTCCTCCGGGCCGATCCCCCGGCCGCGGCCGTTGCCGCCATCGACGACCCCCACGCCGGGCACGATCATGGTTCGGAAAAAGCGGCGGCGCCCCATCCCGGCGAGGAGGTTGACAGTCTCTTTGAAGACGAGGACCACGAAACTCATGCCGGAGAAGTCGATCCCCATGCCGGGCACGATCACGGTGATCCGGGGGAGGAGGAATTCTGCCCGGAACACCGTGTCTTCGAAGCCGAAGACGCCCTCTGCCAGGGGGGCCGGATCGGGGAGCTTCTCCCCGGCCAGGGGATGAAGGTCCGACTGGCCGCCGCGGATGCGGCGGCCAGGGCCGGCGTCACCCTCAGCCGGGTGCAGACCCTTTTCCCGGGCGAAGGATCGGCCATCCCCGGGCGGGTGGCGTTCAACCGCGGCCGCCTCGCCCGCATCACCCCCCTGGCAAGCGGCGTTGTCCGGCGGGTCCGGGTCCGGACCGGCGCCCCGGTGGCCAGGGGAGAGATTGTCGCCGAGATCGCCATGCCGGAGATCGCCGCCCTGAAGTCCCAGTTCCTGGCGGCCCGGGCACGAGAAGCTCAGACGGAGGCGACCTATCGGCAGGAAGAACTTCTTCTGCAGCGGGGGATCACCTCCCGCAGGGCATTTCAGGAAGCCGAGGCGGAGCAGCGGGCGGCACGAAGCGCCTCGGGGCAGTTTCGCCAGCAGCTGCTGAACTTCGGACTCTCCCCGGCCGATCTCCTGCAGCTCGTGGACGGCGGGGACGGCAGCGCTGTCGTCCCCCTGCGGGCGCCCTTTGCCGGCACGATCGTGGAGATGAACACGGCAGTCGGTGAAGCGGTGGCGCCGGGTACGCCCCTTTTTACCCTGGCCGATCTCGATCTCCTGTGGGTCGAGCTGTCCCTGTCCGAATCGCAAATTTCTCAGGCCGAGGTCGGAATAGAGGTTCAGGCTCGTTTCAAGGGGCTCCCCGGAGAAATATTTTCCGGGCGGATTTTTCAGGTCGGGGCAGCCGTCGACGAACGGACCCGGAGCCTCAAGGCGCTGGCCGAGGTGGCAAATCCGGGGCATCGGCTGAAGGTGGGGATGTTCGGCAAGGTGGCCCTGCTGGCAGACGATCAGGCCCAGTCCCTCGCCCTTCCCGTCGATGCCCTCCAGAGCATCGACGGCCTCCCCTTTGTCTTCGTCCAGCTGGAACCGGATCTCTTCGAGCTGCGTCGGGTGACGGCCGGCGCCCAGGCGGAGGGGATGGTGGCGATTCTCGCCGGTCTCTCCCCCGGCGAGGAGGTCGTTTCCAGTCAGGGGTTTGCTCTGAAATCTGAAGTTCTCAAGGCGCGCCTCGGCGCGTCCTGTGCCGATCACTAG
- a CDS encoding efflux RND transporter permease subunit, whose product MLEKMIAAALRNRLLVVLLFLVAFAAGLWALVNLPVDAFPDTTPVQVQINTIAPSLGPEEIETQLSLPVELAVSGLPGLIQVRSISKFGLSQVVAIFEDEMAILDSRQLIMERLAGVELPEGIARPELGPISTGLGEVFHYVLRSENPNRTLSELRTLHDWVVKPQLRKVPGVAEVNSWGGLEKQFHVIVAPEALIKYGLTYEAVATALRANNANVGGGQVVTGGQTLLVHGLGRVSSVQEIADIVVVAHQGVPVLIRDVAEVAIGHELRRGAVSAGGKGEAVLGLGFMLMGENSREVTGALKAALERVKTALPEDVLLEIVYDRTELVDRIIETVKHNLVAGAILVIAVLFLLLGNLRAGLLVAATIPMAMLFAALGMHEMGIAASLLSLGAIDFGILVDGSVVMTEANLRRLTERQMQLQRPLSVAERFDTILSSSQEVVRPIVFGMGIIVLVFLPVLTLEGIEGKMFKPMAWTFIFALVGALLVAVFLSPVLSFHFLPKKLSLHERRVDGWLKRFYGGLLQRVLEWRRLFLAVVLVVLLGATFLGFRLGGEFLPRLSEGALVVSVVRLAGVSVEESVAYNTQMERLLLQEFPDEISHIWSRLGSAEVATDPMGTELTDIFLTLHPRDQWTRAESQAELTSEVEEALHGLPGIRIVLSQPIELRVNEMLSGIRGDVGIKIYGDKFDRLEALGEEVEHLLSGIPGASDVAVEPITGQPTLQIAIDRKALARHGVAAREVLDVIAAVGTPKVGEVFEGERSFPLVLRLPDAQRQDPEALADTLISTASGAILPLRDLAEVRQVDRPSTINREWGRRLIKVSVNVRDRDIASFVAEAQAKVSAGVRLPEGYLMEWGGQFENLQRSQHRLMLVVPLTLLLIFLLLYFSLKRLRDVLIIYTGIPLAAIGGIVALYLRGIPFSVSAAIGFIALSGIAVLNGQMLVSAIRGLLDEGLPLLEAVTGAAKQRLVPVLATAVTDAVGFLPMALSVGVGAEVQRPLATVVVGGVFTSTLLTLFLLPILYLLFHRRERT is encoded by the coding sequence ATGCTGGAAAAAATGATAGCGGCCGCCCTGCGCAACCGCCTGCTCGTCGTCCTCCTTTTTCTCGTCGCCTTCGCCGCCGGTCTCTGGGCGCTTGTGAACCTCCCCGTCGATGCCTTTCCCGACACGACGCCGGTGCAGGTGCAGATCAACACCATCGCCCCGTCCCTGGGGCCGGAGGAAATCGAAACCCAGCTCTCGTTGCCGGTGGAACTGGCCGTATCCGGCCTGCCGGGGCTGATCCAGGTGCGCTCCATCTCCAAATTCGGGCTCTCCCAGGTGGTCGCCATCTTCGAGGACGAGATGGCGATCCTCGATTCCCGCCAGCTGATCATGGAGAGGCTGGCCGGCGTCGAACTCCCCGAGGGGATCGCCCGCCCCGAGCTGGGGCCGATTTCCACCGGACTCGGCGAGGTCTTTCATTACGTGCTGCGTTCCGAGAACCCCAATCGAACGTTGAGCGAACTGCGCACCCTTCACGACTGGGTGGTCAAGCCGCAGCTCCGCAAGGTCCCCGGAGTGGCCGAAGTCAATTCCTGGGGGGGGCTGGAGAAGCAGTTTCACGTCATCGTCGCCCCCGAGGCGCTCATCAAGTACGGCCTGACCTACGAGGCGGTCGCCACGGCCCTGCGCGCCAACAACGCCAACGTCGGCGGCGGCCAGGTGGTGACCGGCGGACAGACGCTGCTGGTGCACGGCTTGGGACGGGTCTCCTCGGTGCAGGAGATCGCCGACATCGTCGTCGTCGCCCACCAGGGGGTCCCGGTGCTGATCCGCGATGTCGCCGAGGTCGCCATCGGTCACGAACTGCGCCGCGGCGCCGTCTCCGCCGGCGGCAAGGGGGAGGCGGTTCTCGGCCTCGGCTTCATGCTCATGGGGGAAAACAGCCGCGAGGTGACCGGCGCCCTCAAGGCGGCCCTGGAGAGGGTGAAAACAGCTCTACCCGAAGATGTCCTGCTGGAGATCGTCTACGACCGTACGGAACTGGTCGACCGGATCATCGAAACCGTCAAGCACAACCTGGTGGCCGGGGCGATCCTGGTCATTGCCGTTCTCTTCCTTCTTCTCGGCAATCTGCGCGCCGGTTTGCTGGTCGCCGCCACCATCCCCATGGCCATGCTCTTTGCCGCCCTGGGGATGCATGAGATGGGGATCGCCGCCAGCCTTCTTTCCTTGGGGGCCATCGATTTCGGCATCCTCGTCGACGGCTCGGTGGTCATGACCGAGGCCAACCTGCGCCGCCTGACCGAACGGCAGATGCAGCTGCAGCGCCCCTTGAGCGTCGCAGAACGCTTCGATACCATCCTCTCCTCCAGCCAGGAGGTGGTGCGGCCGATCGTCTTCGGCATGGGGATCATCGTCCTGGTTTTCCTGCCGGTTCTCACCCTCGAAGGGATCGAGGGGAAGATGTTCAAGCCGATGGCCTGGACCTTCATCTTTGCCCTGGTCGGGGCCCTGCTGGTTGCCGTCTTCCTTTCTCCGGTCCTCTCCTTCCACTTTTTGCCAAAAAAACTCTCCCTTCATGAACGGCGGGTCGATGGCTGGCTGAAGCGATTTTACGGGGGGTTGCTGCAAAGGGTCCTGGAATGGCGCCGGCTCTTTCTCGCCGTGGTCTTGGTCGTTCTCCTGGGTGCAACCTTCCTCGGTTTTCGTCTCGGCGGCGAGTTTCTGCCGCGCCTCTCCGAGGGCGCCCTGGTCGTCTCCGTGGTGCGACTGGCCGGAGTCTCCGTCGAGGAGTCCGTTGCCTACAACACCCAGATGGAAAGACTTCTGCTACAGGAGTTCCCCGACGAGATTTCCCACATCTGGAGCCGCCTGGGGAGCGCCGAGGTGGCCACCGACCCCATGGGCACCGAACTCACGGACATCTTTTTGACCCTCCATCCGCGCGATCAATGGACCAGGGCCGAAAGCCAGGCCGAGCTGACCTCCGAGGTGGAAGAGGCTCTGCACGGTCTCCCCGGCATCCGCATCGTCCTCTCCCAGCCCATCGAATTGCGGGTCAACGAGATGCTCTCGGGGATTCGCGGCGATGTCGGCATCAAGATTTACGGCGATAAATTCGATCGCCTCGAGGCTCTGGGCGAGGAGGTGGAGCATCTCCTCTCGGGGATACCCGGCGCCTCCGATGTCGCCGTCGAGCCGATCACCGGCCAGCCGACCCTGCAGATCGCCATCGACCGCAAGGCCCTCGCCCGTCACGGTGTGGCCGCCCGGGAAGTCCTCGACGTGATCGCCGCCGTCGGCACGCCGAAGGTCGGCGAGGTCTTCGAGGGGGAGCGCTCCTTCCCCCTGGTGCTGCGCCTCCCCGACGCCCAGCGCCAGGATCCCGAGGCCTTGGCCGATACCCTGATTTCCACGGCAAGCGGAGCGATCCTCCCCCTCAGGGATCTGGCCGAGGTGCGCCAGGTCGATCGTCCCTCGACCATCAACCGCGAATGGGGGCGGCGCCTGATCAAGGTCAGCGTCAACGTCCGCGACCGGGATATCGCCTCCTTTGTCGCCGAGGCGCAGGCGAAGGTTTCCGCCGGGGTCCGCCTGCCGGAAGGGTACCTCATGGAATGGGGAGGACAGTTCGAGAACCTGCAGCGCTCCCAGCACCGGCTGATGCTGGTGGTGCCGCTGACGCTGCTGCTGATCTTCCTCCTCCTCTACTTCAGCCTCAAGCGCCTGCGCGACGTGCTGATCATCTATACCGGCATCCCTCTGGCGGCCATCGGCGGCATCGTCGCCCTTTATCTGCGGGGGATCCCCTTCAGCGTCAGCGCCGCCATCGGTTTCATCGCCCTCTCGGGGATCGCCGTGCTCAACGGGCAGATGCTCGTTTCGGCCATCCGCGGGCTTCTCGACGAGGGGCTCCCCCTCCTCGAGGCGGTCACCGGCGCCGCCAAACAGCGCCTCGTTCCGGTGCTGGCCACGGCGGTGACCGACGCCGTCGGTTTTCTCCCCATGGCTCTCTCCGTCGGGGTCGGCGCCGAAGTGCAGCGCCCCCTGGCCACCGTCGTCGTCGGCGGGGTCTTCACCTCGACGCTTTTGACCCTCTTCCTGCTGCCGATCCTTTATCTCCTCTTCCACCGCCGGGAAAGGACCTGA
- a CDS encoding acyl-CoA dehydrogenase family protein, whose translation MDFALTEEQLVLRQRVRDFAEAELSPGADRRDSTGEFPREAMEKIGKLGWMGLIFPPEYGGSGSDFLSYTLVVEELSRIDASAAITLLAHNLCASHIFAFGSEEQKRQFLSPLARGEALGAWALTEPGAGSDAAALQAEALPADGGWRMTGNKYLITNGSRAEILVVMASTDPSRRARGICAFIVAGDSPGLRRGKNIDKLGFRASDTAALLLKDVFVPADRLLGEAGSGFSQTMQVLDAGRLGLAAMAVGIARGCLEGSLAYARKRQAFGRPIGDFQAIRGMLADMATEIDAARLLLRRAVYLRDTGEPYTREASMAKLFASETAMRAATRAVQIHGGAGYTRAYPAERYFREAKLCEIGEGTSEIQRMVIARELLKTAKEGV comes from the coding sequence ATGGATTTTGCCCTCACGGAAGAACAGCTCGTTTTGCGGCAGAGAGTCAGGGACTTTGCCGAGGCGGAACTTTCTCCGGGGGCCGACCGCCGGGATAGCACCGGGGAATTCCCCCGGGAGGCCATGGAAAAGATCGGCAAGCTCGGATGGATGGGGCTGATCTTCCCCCCCGAGTACGGCGGCTCCGGAAGCGATTTCCTCAGCTACACCCTGGTCGTCGAGGAGTTGTCCCGCATCGATGCCTCGGCCGCCATCACCCTCCTCGCCCACAATCTCTGCGCCTCCCATATCTTCGCCTTTGGTTCCGAGGAACAAAAGCGGCAGTTTCTCTCCCCCCTGGCCAGGGGAGAGGCGCTCGGCGCCTGGGCGCTCACCGAACCGGGCGCTGGAAGCGATGCCGCCGCCCTTCAGGCCGAGGCTCTCCCCGCCGACGGCGGCTGGCGCATGACGGGGAACAAGTACCTGATCACCAACGGCTCCCGGGCAGAAATACTGGTCGTCATGGCCTCCACCGATCCTTCCCGGCGGGCCCGGGGGATCTGCGCCTTTATCGTCGCCGGAGATTCCCCCGGGCTCAGGCGAGGAAAGAACATCGACAAGCTCGGTTTCCGGGCCAGCGACACCGCGGCTCTCCTCCTCAAGGACGTCTTCGTCCCCGCCGATCGGCTCCTGGGCGAGGCCGGCAGCGGGTTCTCCCAGACCATGCAGGTCCTCGACGCGGGGCGCCTCGGCCTGGCGGCCATGGCGGTGGGGATCGCCCGGGGGTGCCTGGAGGGGAGCCTCGCCTACGCCCGCAAGCGCCAGGCCTTCGGACGGCCCATCGGCGACTTCCAGGCGATCCGGGGGATGCTCGCCGACATGGCGACGGAAATCGACGCCGCCCGGCTCCTCCTCCGTCGGGCCGTCTATCTCAGGGACACCGGAGAGCCCTATACCCGCGAGGCGTCCATGGCCAAGCTCTTCGCCTCGGAGACGGCCATGCGCGCCGCGACCAGGGCTGTCCAGATCCACGGCGGCGCCGGCTATACCCGGGCCTATCCGGCGGAGCGGTACTTCCGCGAGGCCAAACTCTGTGAAATCGGCGAGGGGACTTCGGAGATCCAGCGGATGGTCATCGCGCGGGAGCTGCTGAAAACCGCGAAGGAAGGGGTCTGA
- a CDS encoding dihydrolipoamide acetyltransferase family protein, whose protein sequence is MFEFKFPDVGEGIAEGEIRSWLVEVGQTVAEHQALIEMETDKAVVELPSPVAGVVAELRGEVGEVVAVGTVLALIEESRPAVTEKGEPFAAGVVGELEEATESGPDHGGDAETPPVLPRDRKLAAELGVDLGQLRGRASQERITEEEIRAKAGEKEKGQEAERIPLRGVRRTMARTMAASAARAVHVTVMEQADALALRRLREREHALAAERGIRLTWLPFIVKALTLVLERFPLLNSTLDQDRGEIILHRQVHIGFAVDTPDGLLVPVVRNTRQLSILELAAALQDLALRARERKIGPGELKGGTFTISNYGALGGIWGTPIINPPEAAILGIGRIDEVPVVRDGEVVARPVVPLSLTFDHRIIDGATAHRFLNALIEYIENPDLILLET, encoded by the coding sequence ATGTTTGAATTCAAATTTCCCGACGTCGGGGAGGGAATCGCCGAGGGCGAGATCCGCAGCTGGCTGGTCGAGGTCGGACAGACAGTGGCCGAGCATCAGGCGCTCATCGAGATGGAGACGGACAAGGCGGTGGTGGAGTTGCCGTCCCCCGTGGCGGGGGTGGTGGCCGAGCTGCGCGGCGAGGTCGGGGAGGTGGTCGCGGTGGGGACGGTGCTGGCGCTCATCGAAGAGAGCCGGCCGGCGGTCACGGAGAAGGGGGAGCCCTTTGCCGCCGGGGTGGTCGGCGAGCTCGAAGAGGCGACGGAGAGCGGGCCCGACCACGGGGGGGACGCGGAGACGCCGCCCGTTCTCCCTCGCGACCGCAAACTGGCCGCAGAGCTGGGCGTCGACCTGGGGCAGCTTCGCGGCCGCGCCTCGCAGGAGAGGATTACCGAAGAGGAGATCCGGGCGAAGGCCGGGGAAAAGGAAAAAGGCCAGGAGGCCGAGCGGATCCCCCTGCGGGGGGTGCGCCGGACCATGGCCAGGACGATGGCCGCTTCGGCGGCGAGAGCCGTCCACGTCACCGTCATGGAACAGGCCGACGCCCTCGCCCTGCGCCGTCTGCGCGAGCGCGAACATGCCCTTGCCGCCGAGCGCGGTATCCGCCTGACCTGGCTCCCCTTCATCGTCAAGGCCCTCACGCTGGTGCTGGAGCGCTTTCCCCTGCTCAACAGCACCCTAGATCAGGACAGGGGCGAAATCATCCTGCACCGGCAGGTCCACATCGGGTTTGCCGTCGACACCCCGGACGGACTCCTCGTGCCGGTGGTGCGCAACACCCGGCAATTGAGCATCCTCGAGCTGGCCGCCGCCCTGCAGGACCTGGCGCTGCGGGCCCGGGAGCGCAAAATCGGCCCAGGCGAACTGAAGGGAGGGACGTTCACGATCAGCAACTACGGCGCCCTCGGCGGCATCTGGGGAACGCCGATCATCAATCCGCCGGAGGCGGCGATCCTCGGCATCGGGCGGATCGATGAGGTGCCGGTGGTCCGGGACGGGGAGGTGGTGGCGCGCCCCGTCGTCCCCCTCTCTCTGACTTTCGACCACCGGATCATCGACGGGGCCACCGCCCACCGCTTCCTCAACGCCCTGATCGAATACATCGAGAATCCGGATCTTATTCTGCTTGAAACTTGA
- a CDS encoding Zn-ribbon domain-containing OB-fold protein, whose protein sequence is MDKNIKLPETEEGTVLFKTDPIIIKHHYEVDYLHSYAQDSPFFAGLANRKLLGSRCGACAITYATPRGHCMECGGATEWVELPQSGRVHTYTTCHFGGEAFLKETPFTLVLVEFDGVDTLFLSRLLGAEGDEVSIGMPVRARFLRNSKFKATDVYFVPA, encoded by the coding sequence GTGGATAAAAACATAAAGCTGCCGGAAACGGAAGAGGGAACAGTTCTCTTCAAAACCGACCCGATCATCATCAAACACCACTATGAGGTCGATTACCTCCACTCCTATGCCCAGGATTCTCCTTTTTTTGCCGGGCTGGCCAATCGGAAGCTCCTCGGGAGCCGTTGTGGGGCCTGCGCGATCACCTACGCCACGCCGCGCGGTCACTGCATGGAATGCGGCGGGGCGACGGAATGGGTCGAGCTGCCGCAATCGGGGCGGGTGCACACCTACACCACCTGTCACTTCGGCGGCGAGGCTTTTCTCAAGGAGACCCCCTTCACCCTCGTTCTCGTCGAGTTCGACGGCGTCGACACCCTCTTCCTCTCCCGCCTCCTCGGCGCCGAAGGAGACGAAGTCTCCATCGGCATGCCGGTGCGGGCGCGCTTTCTGCGCAACAGCAAATTTAAGGCAACGGACGTCTATTTCGTCCCCGCCTGA